One window of Triticum dicoccoides isolate Atlit2015 ecotype Zavitan chromosome 5A, WEW_v2.0, whole genome shotgun sequence genomic DNA carries:
- the LOC119301732 gene encoding putative cyclic nucleotide-gated ion channel 8, with amino-acid sequence MDGPGSGHQMDTYFSRGPKIRSRSIRMAAAGMMSQSERLKNIGRVFQEDLKSISLKIYDPQDPFLTRMNRLFVFSCIISVATDPLFFYLPSVNVTQSNTCIGFKRELAVATTAVRTAIDFFYLARIVLQFHTAFIAPSSRVFGRGELVVDHGDIARRYLRRFFVVDLLSVLPLPQIQMVKFFMRPKNADLLPIKTALFFNVLTQYLPRLLRFYPITAELRRTTGVFAETAFAGAAFYLLLYMLCSHMVGSFWYLLAVERLDDCWREKCAGLKFHQCRIYMYCGGKQEGDEDDFMKWRTMIRQVLAQECAPVDNNGTGFSYGIYTSAITSGVTHTNDLVPKILYCLWWGLQNLSSGAQGLETTHYKGEALFAIILAVFGLILMALLIGNMQTYLQSMTLRMEEMRLKRRDSEQWMRHRDLPDDLRERVWRHNQYKWLETRGVDEDGLVSCLPKDIRRDVKRHLCLRLVRRVPLFANMDERLLDAICERLKPSLCTETTYVVREGEPVDEMLFIIRGRLESSTTDGGRTGFFNKGLLKEGDFCGEELLTWALDPKAAANLPLSTRSVKALSEVEGFALHADELKFVAGQFRRLHSKQLQQTFRFYSQQWRTWASCFIQAAWRRYQKRKAAEHRRREEEEMYAAEMASASSSSQITTAFLVSRFAKNAMRGVQRQRSLQEERLILLAKPSD; translated from the coding sequence ATGGACGgccccggcagcggccaccagatgGACACCTACTTCTCCCGCGGCCCCAAGATCCGGTCCCGGTCCATCCGCATGGCGGCTGCCGGCATGATGAGCCAGTCGGAGCGGCTCAAGAACATCGGCCGTGTGTTCCAGGAGGACCTTAAGAGCATCTCCCTCAAGATCTACGACCCGCAGGACCCGTTCCTGACGCGCATGAACCGCCTCTtcgtcttctcctgcatcatctccGTCGCCACCGACCCGCTCTTCTTCTACCTCCCTTCCGTCAACGTGACCCAGAGCAACACATGCATCGGCTTCAAACGTGAGCTGGCCGTCGCTACCACCGCTGTGCGCACCGCCATCGACTTCTTCTACCTGGCGCGGATCGTGCTGCAGTTCCACACCGCCTTCATCGCGCCGTCGTCGCGGGTGTTCGGCCGCGGGGAGCTCGTCGTCGACCATGGTGACATAGCGCGCCGCTACCTCCGCCGTTTCTTCGTTGTCGACCTCCTCTCTGTGCTCCCCCTGCCACAAATCCAGATGGTCAAGTTCTTCATGAGGCCCAAGAACGCGGACCTGCTTCCCATCAAGACGGCGCTCTTCTTCAACGTGCTCACCCAGTACTTGCCCCGCCTCCTCCGCTTCTACCCTATCACCGCCGAGCTCAGGCGAACCACCGGCGTCTTCGCAGAGACCGCCTTCGCCGGCGCCGCCTTCTACCTGCTCCTCTACATGCTATGCTCCCACATGGTGGGTTCCTtctggtacctcctcgccgtcgagCGCCTCGACGACTGCTGGCGCGAGAAGTGCGCGGGGCTCAAGTTCCACCAGTGCAGGATATACATGTACTGCGGGGGGAAACAAGAGGGCGATGAGGACGACTTCATGAAGTGGCGGACCATGATCCGGCAGGTGCTCGCGCAGGAGTGCGCGCCCGTGGACAACAACGGCACGGGCTTCAGCTACGGCATCTACACCTCGGCCATCACCTCGGGGGTCACCCACACCAACGACCTCGTCCCCAAGATTCTCTACTGCCTGTGGTGGGGTCTCCAGAACCTCAGCAGCGGCGCCCAGGGGCTGGAGACCACGCACTACAAGGGGGAGGCCCTTTTCGCCATCATCCTCGCCGTCTTCGGCCTCATCCTCATGGCGCTGCTCATCGGCAACATGCAGACCTACCTCCAGTCCATGACGCTGCGTATGGAGGAGATGCGGCTCAAGCGGCGGGACTCGGAGCAGTGGATGCGCCACCGCGACCTCCCCGATGACCTCCGGGAGCGCGTGTGGCGACACAACCAGTACAAGTGGCTGGAGACGCGGGGCGTGGACGAGGACGGCCTCGTGAGCTGCCTCCCCAAGGACATCAGGCGAGACGTCAAGCGCCACCTCTGCCTCCGCCTCGTCCGCCGCGTGCCGTTGTTTGCCAACATGGACGAGCGCCTCCTCGACGCCATCTGCGAGAGGCTCAAGCCCAGCCTGTGCACGGAGACCACCTACGTGGTGCGGGAAGGGGAGCCCGTCGACGAGATGCTATTCATCATCAGAGGCCGCCTGGAGAGCTCCACCACCGACGGGGGCCGCACGGGGTTCTTCAACAAGGGGCTCCTCAAGGAAGGGGACTTCTGCGGCGAGGAGCTGCTCACATGGGCGCTGGACCCAAAGGCTGCGGCGAACCTGCCGCTGTCCACTCGCAGCGTCAAGGCGCTCTCCGAGGTGGAGGGCTTCGCGTTGCACGCCGACGAGCTTAAGTTCGTCGCGGGGCAGTTCCGGCGCCTGCACAGCAAGCAGCTGCAGCAGACCTTCAGGTTCTACTCGCAGCAGTGGCGCACCTGGGCGTCGTGCTTCATCCAGGCCGCGTGGAGGAGGTACCAGAAGCGGAAGGCGGCGGAGCATCggaggcgggaggaggaagagatgTACGCCGCCGAGATGGCGTCTGCGTCGTCGTCGAGCCAGATCACGACAGCGTTCCTCGTGTCGAGGTTCGCCAAGAATGCCATGCGCGGCGTGCAACGCCAGCGGTCGCTCCAGGAGGAGAGGCTCATTCTGCTGGCCAAGCCATCAGACTAG